A window of Rhipicephalus microplus isolate Deutch F79 chromosome X, USDA_Rmic, whole genome shotgun sequence genomic DNA:
CGAGAAAAGAAGTATGCGCACACCCTTCTGCTTGATGCTTCTACCCCAACTCAGGACCCCGTCATAAGCGAGAAGTACTTGTCAAAGCGACCAAGTGTTGATGCGTCATACTATTCTAGAGATTCTATAACAAGGTATTGAAATAAACTTAGTATACACAGCGTCTCTAGAAAAATAACTTTCTCAGAGGAAAGCTGCTGCATCCCTGTCATATATTTGCGCAGCCGAATGACAACCAAGAGAAAAGGCACATGCAACCTTCAGTAGACTAACACAACAGCTTAGACTAAAGCAGTACAAAAACTTCAGCAATGGTAGATACCACGGCCACACAAAAGTGTCCTTGCACAGGGGGTTCAATGGAACCCTGCTAGCCTCTTCTCTCTCTCAGAGACACGCTTTCGGGTTTTATGTTCTTTCACACCGCCTTTGCACGTGTTATCGCAAACTCTCACATCTGCCTGAAGACGTGCCGGGTACTAATAACGTTCATGCCAGAAGTTCTTCAATCACACACATACGCTCAAGTACTGGTTTATTTAAGTTCTGTTCAGTTACATGAATCAATTCTGCAGGCAAATAACGTGCTGCTCGAGCACCCAAGAAGCGCTGCTGGTCGCAGGGTGGGCCTCTAGGTGCCACACTATTGCCACTTCACTTGGAATGAGTTTCGTTCCCACTCACACTGGCCTCCAGGATGTCGTAGGCCTCTGGCGGAAGCTTGGATGCCACTACTCCCGCTGCAGGTGTTGATTCACCACCAGCACCACGACGCGCACTTGGGTTCTGGTTGGTTTGTCTCTCCTGCTGCCTGGATATCATGATGAGGGTGTCGTTAATGCTTCGCACCACGAAGGTGCGCTTGTTTTTCACTGGCGTTGCCGGTTTCAGTCCAGGCATCACGGCTGTTGGCCCCAGTGACTTGAGAGGACGGCGGAGATGGTCAACAGCGTCACCAGAAGCAGGCGTGTCGTTTTCAGAGAGCCCAGACATATTCTTTCGAGACGCTATGTAGTGTCTCAGATCTTCCGCGTGGCGCTTCAACTTGGCATAATTGTGCAAAGAATACCCAGCCATGCTGAGGCTCGCTACGATGAGAATCTCAAGCGCCGCGACGATCCCGTACATGCCGCCGCGGTTGACTCGCACCACTGGAAGATTGACCCTGGCTTCATGGTCTCGCTCCATGATGTGGCCTGCTGATCCCCAACTACCACATCACGGCTGCATCCTGAGTGACAGCTTCGGCTATCTGTAGCATGACACAAGAATCGGGAGTCGCGCGTCGAATCTCAGGCCTGAGAAGGCTGGGCGTGACGCGTGCAGTCTCGTGCTGGTGACGAAGACGAGTCGCAATCATGGCACGTACCCACGATAGGGTAATGGACAAAGGGTAAGGAAGCCGTAAGAAAAAAACAGCAGCATCAATACTGCCTGCGGAAAAAGGGAGACAAAGGGAAACAAAATATACTTTATGAACTTGAtttaaacaaataataaattGATTCATTAGGTTGTTCTTAGGCCCAAACCATAATAAAGAATGATATTGTCACACAGAGTTAACTTCCACGTTTTTAAGTGTAGACAGACTTTTCCAACTTCTTCATTCACTCACTTCAAAGTGGTTCTTCAGAACTCCGGTATATTATGAggattccttttctttttctttagagAATTGACAATACCCACCCTGGTTGTTAGGGCACAAATGAGGTGGTATTGAAGCAGGAAGAATGCTTAGAAGACTTACTTTTAGCCATTTTTCCCTCCTCTTACGGGCTCCGTTTCTTTGCTACCGTCAAAATATTTGTCGCGTGTTTACTGTATAAACTTTTATTAGTTGTTTGAACTTTCATTGCGCACAGCATGACCAATGATATTCGTAATAACTACGTGCCTTGGCAATAATAACTGCAAAAAGGACAAGTTTGCAGGTATATAGGTCAAGAAAATCAGTGTGATGGCTCACACGTTTATGGGGTCGTTCTCATAGGAAAACCTAACATCCACACTGTTTCCAAAATAATTTAAAGCAAGTGTTCGACGCACGAGTGAAAGGTAAAGGACGCatcagtggaaagaagagaaGAAACCTTAGCGAGTCAGGCGTTGAGAAATGCGCCTTAACTTGAATACTCGACTCGATTAAGTCAAGTCGGCATGAAGGAAAGCCTGTTATGAACACGTCCCACAGCGCTCGGTCATTGCGTTTCCTCTTGCAGCTACATGAGAGCGATTACTACGATGTAGAGCGTTCAATTGATGATTTGTGAATGCAACAGATAAGAGTTGAAACTCCATCGCACTAAAGAAGCATAGTGAAAACCAACTGAAGGCAGCCACTCAAGCACCCTGTCGACCATGGTAATAAAAGCAAGAGACGCGAAAAAGAAATGCTACAGATGGAGACAGATGAGTGAGAAGATGTGGGGGtcagaaaaaaaacgataatgtAACAACACTGGTGTGATTAAGTGAAGCTCAAAGAAGGAGCATGGAAAGAAAACGGGAAAAAAGCTAGTACGTATCACAACTAATGAAGGAGGAGAAAGAAACGGAAACTGTTTGCGAGAAAATGCGCGCTTGTTTTCTCCGAGACTCCTAAAGAAACCAAGGAGACGTAGCGGTTTTTCAAAAGCTAGTGCGATGAAAGGCCGTCTGGCGGGATAATGAAAGAGAAGCGGCCACGAACATGcactgttgtttgtttttgtttactaTTTATCTTCAAATACTCACTTTCTGCGAGCTCAAGACGTCTCTATTTCGGTGGCATTACCttctctgttgttgttttttcttaatCATACTCGGAATCTTTTCGTCAAAGTTCAATTGTTTCGCCGTTTGTGATCTTATTGGTCACTCGACATtttgaaaagagagaaagagagagagggtatATTGTGCTGTTTACGTTGGGCTGGCTTTGTAGGAAGTGATTAGGCTTGAAATTTATAACCAATAATGATTCAAAACGCGCATGTCGTTTGGAACGTGAAAACTATGGAGGCCTGTGTTTTTGTTTCTCGTTTCCTTTGCAACGCCATGAGCAGCGCTCCACTTACATTATCACCAGGGCTCGAGCACAGAATAGCTATTACGCTATACCATTGCAGTGAGAAATTCTCGGTCATTGTATTGCTGCCCAGATAGCTAACGTAAGTGTAGAGCTCATGGCCAATATCATTTACGAATGAAAAATTTCTACACATTCGGGACCTCAGGATTTCGCAGTCGTGAGTGATAACTGATAAGAAAAATATAAAACACGAGTGGATGGCATCGATGCGCTGTACATGACCAGAGCTATTACTGAGCCCTTGAGCTGCTTCTGTGGCAGCTTAAAGGGGCCTGAAATAAATTATTGCTTCAGAAGTTTTCATCCCTGGAAATATTTGTAGCACGCAGAATGGGCCATGACATAACACACATTCTTGTCTATTCTTCGGCAAATAGTGTGTGTTCAATGAGTACTTCGAGAAGAGCAGAGTAGCATCTTTTGCAATTATGTGGCATTTATTTATCAATTTACTTGCAACGATGTCTGGCCTTGACACAGAGACGTCCTCAAAAGTGAGCAGAGAGCAACCAAAAATGACTTCTTCGCAGAAAGATTGGCGATGCATAGAAGTCGGATGTGAAAATGGCTTTTCAGCAAATTTTTGGAACTGTTGCTACGCATGACAACCATCAAATAGACCCTAGTAATTCGCAGGTACAATAAATGAACACTTCTCTCAAATCCGGTAACATTGATGGTGATGCCTTATTGTGCTGATAGTCAGTGTCGCAGTGGGTGCACTGACGACGTTGCTTCGCCCTGAAAACCCTGGGCAATTCATAGATACGATGTTGCGAAGTAATATCCCAGCTAAAGCATGTAAGTGCTCCATAGACTTGTAATGCTAAGTGCAACAAAGATAACGACAAGGACAATGAAAAAGATGACAAGAAAAACTAATAGCAGCAACAATAGAATTATTCAAAGAGGTCGTTCAATCACTGGGCTGTTCAGCTAGTGACAGTTTTTCTTGGCAAACATGTTCGCAAGTACGGAAACCACAGCAAACTATGTGAAGCTATAAATGTTAGTCATAAAACAGACTGCATATTAAAATAAGCACAAAACTAAacgtgaataaataaaaaaagctcGAAACTGCGGAGCATGGTAGCTATACAGTGGTTATTCTTTGATGTAGCACGTGTGTCATTTTTCTACGTCGCCAAGTATAGTGCTACTTGCATTTATTCGTTTTAAAcggtgttttattttttaacacaAAAAACCTAAAATATGGCAGGATAAGTCAACATGACCTCATATTTACCACACAAATGTAGGAATTTTTAGTGTTTAGTACACGGTAAACTGCATGGTGAGGTACGTTTGATTACAGAATTGTGAGAGCATTCAAATATCCTGAGATCATTAACGCATTGTTTCAGTTGGTAGGTCTTCGCCGAGTTATCTTGTGGGCAAGAAATTTCGAATTGACGTGTCACATTGACACGTCCATTCGAAAAACTTTGGCCAATAGTTTCCCATTGACTGAAAAAGGCGCACCGATGGTATTTTTGGTGGTGGTCCTAGCTTTTCTTTATGCTACTAATTTCACCCCTGGCGTGCCACATATTTATTCATTAGTTATTGCGCCACTCAAATAAATACCGTCTAATAACAAACAGATGAAGCGAAACAATATATATAATTTGTCATatattttttcagctttatgCTCCTCATTCGTGCGCTCTTTGTCGCAGTGCTGAACAATAAAGCTTGTGCTCGCTATGTatacagctgcccacactgcatttctcATCACGCTACTTTAGGGTTAAGACCACCATCTTTTTATTCATGTGCCTAAGGTACATgatgagtattttagtaggcTTTTCTTAGGCTGTTTATCCTGCACGTTTGCTTGTGTTGCACCTTCATCACCGGATAACACTTCGGAGTGCCTCAGACGCTAGGGCATAATAAAGATGTGTATAAATATAATGTACACTCGCATACAATTCGAGTTAGATGCATAAACCGAATATTTTGTCATgcacgtgcgcgtgtgtgtttagatgtaagcagaacgtgcgaaggttcaatagaaatgttattctctGGCTTGAGTGCATCTTAGCAGACGTACGAAGAGTCACATTGTAATATGCTTGAACAAGGCCTATGAGACCCTGGAACTGTGTCCGGCTATTTCCAATAAAACGAACCTCTGCCTATTGGAAATCATTGTAGTGATTGATTTCGGCAAGATATGTTTCGGCGGGTACAAGTATGATCACCGCTTGAGCATTATTCGCATCACCAAGCCAACTTATAACACTCGCGGCCGAGATTCCTGGCCAAAATCTCACAGAATGCTAAGGCTTCAGAAACACCGCGACACGTTTTTTcgtatgcagacattattcatTCTAAAAGCGCCCAGCaatgatattgtgatagtagcagcGCTTGGTTTCTAACTCATGTCAGCgcgaagcgacaaaaaaaaataagttgaGTAAGTTGTAGGGCGGTGGGTGTTGGACGAAAAATTTGAGTAAGGGGGTTGAAGCCTCCCTCCTTCCTTGGATACGCCACTGAAGCTTCTAAGCACCAGTGATTATTCTCATGTTGCTCAGTAACAGATTATATACTGTGATAAACTGTACAAGAAAATTTCACCGACTCTGGGACCATTATGATTAATTTCCATTTTCATATTGCACACCTCTGTGCGCATAGCTCTACCTACTGGCTAAGAAAATGGCGGGAGAGGGGATTCAACATGTTTTCATTAACTTTCGAAAGGTCTACAAGCGGTTCACGCCACTTCTGTGAGTTCACAAAAGAAACGGAGTTTTGTTTTAATTCATCAAGAATTAAAACAATTCTTGTTTTATTTCAGGGCCAGGGTGATTTTGCGTCATATCAAACTGGCCCTGCCTCTAATTTCAAGTGCGTTTTTCGGAAATGTCACCGACATGCAGAATTTAACAGGTAATATTTCAGTCGCCAAGCAAACATCcacgtgttttctttgtttttgtggtCGTGATCTTGACGCCAAATGGGCTATTGAATACAATCTTGTCATATGACATGCTTATTGTGAGCCTCGTTACTTTTTCTGGTGTTTCCTAACTCACTTTTAATGGCTTAAAAATGCAATAGTTATTGGAATATCTTCACTAAATTAAAGGGGCTGCACAGGTCTTTTGGCATTTGCCTGCTGCAGAGAAGCGATATAACAGGTATAGTTTCCTGACACTCAACCGGGTTCTCTTTTACCCTGTACGTCCAGGCTGGGCCATCTATTGCTGGCGCTGCAACTCGGCCTACGACCCCAACTGCGCCGACCCGTTCAACAACATCACCTCGGATCTTGTGAACTGTGACATGCGCGTCAAGGAACACCTTCCTACGGGTACCCGGGCGCAAGTGTGCCGAAAGATTGTGCAGAAAGATGGGGAACAGTACGACTGTACTTCGTGGAAGTGCCAATTGGAGTTTATGCTACTTTTTCTGCGTGTACATGTGACGAGAGATGTTATAAATGGTGCACAGACAATCAACTTTCTGACATGCTATTTCTGCGGCGTGTCATTATACTGGGACTGGCCCCCTTTAAAAACACTTGTCTTATGTCACCGTTCGAAGTTGCCATGAGAACGCGACTAAGGCACGTCTCAGGTTTCTATGAGCAATCCGCCTCATTTTACAAGCCAGACTATTCTACctttgtgcatgtgtgcgtgcttCTATATATCGGTAATCCTTCTCATTATTATCATTTTTTCCTTTGTGTTTCTACTCACCCATTTCCCATTGCATTGTAGCAAATCGGCTGTCTACCTTGCGGTTTACTTTCATGTCCTCTGCGTAACATTTATGATTATGTCTTTTATGCTCCGAAAGTTAATTAACTCACTTAGAAGCGTTTCCACCGAGGCTGGTAGGTATGACCTTGCAAAGTGAAACGATGCACTACCTTAATGAACAGGGTTGAATTACTAAAGAACATAAAACGGACAAGGACCTTGCCGTCAAAGTTAGCCTAACGGGTTTTTGGAGAAATATAATTGTCCATATTCGCGAAATAGTGGCAGAAATGGTAGAACGTACTAAGAACTGCAAGGATCAGTTACGgttgtattctgttgctttctatCCTTGAAACCTTTAATATATTTGTGCTAAGTACTAtactcattttttttcatttctgtttcACTCATTTCAACTTTCTTCCACGTTTTGAGCGCTTCCTATGTGGTGACGCCTTGCTTCTTGTCTCGCAGTGTACAGCGACTATCGCACTGTGCGTGACTGCGGATGGCTCAAAAGCGACAAGGAAGGCACGGAGTGCATGCGCCGAGCCGGCACCTTCAGCGTGCTCATGAAGAACTGCAGCTGCGACAAGGACGGCTGCAACTGCGCCCGCCGGCCTACGGCCGTGTCCTCGTTGCTTATGGTGGCACCACCGTTGCTTCTGCTGCGCCTTTTCAAGTGGAGCACGATGGCCCCGCACCGCGACGTCCCCCGTTCCGGGAGGGCGCGCACATCGCCGTGAAGAGCGACCACCGCTTCATGGCGTGCCAAAGCAACACGTAGCACGACGTTGCCATGGCATGTTATTGTGGCCTGGTGTATCGTGGCGTGGTGTGGTGATCGACAGGTCGGCTGCCTGCCCCCCGGTGTGACTTGGCCCGGGCAGCATGCGGCGGCATCAACGCGAGGACTACTCCGCGGTCTCGAAGGCGTGCAACGCCGCACAGAACGTGTGACCTGCCTCTGGACGCAAAATACCACGCCGAATATGTGTCAGGTGGCTTCGCGGAGGCCCATTCGACTTGGATGGTCCACGCGTGGTCATATGAGGCCTGTGGTCTGTAGTGTGTTTCTGTTGCCGGGTGTAAATTTGTCGCGATGCTGGAGGTTGTGCATTTTAGGGAGGTAAAACACCACGAAGCTCCAGGGCGTCGATCATTCCGCAAGCGAACGGGCAAGGCGCTCTTGTATAGCTGCAGAAGACTGTATACACATAACGTGGCTGGCCACCTTGAGCACCGCTGTTTCACGTTTGGGTGTCTCTCGGTGGTTTCTTCGGGTTTTATTTCTTGTAT
This region includes:
- the LOC119185284 gene encoding UPAR/Ly6 domain-containing protein crok-like, which produces MSGLDTETSSKGQGWAIYCWRCNSAYDPNCADPFNNITSDLVNCDMRVKEHLPTGTRAQVCRKIVQKDGEQYDLYSDYRTVRDCGWLKSDKEGTECMRRAGTFSVLMKNCSCDKDGCNCARRPTAVSSLLMVAPPLLLLRLFKWSTMAPHRDVPRSGRARTSP